The region CGTCCTTGTTGGGCAGACCCTTCAGCATGCCATAGAGCAGCAGCGCGCCCAGCGGCAGGCTCAGCGCCAGCGGGGCGCGGCGCAGCGCGGGGATGCTGACGAAGAACACGAGGTAGGCGAGGATTTCCGTCGATAACGACCACGACGGGCCGTTGAACGACTGGTTATCCTGCCAGCCCCAATACTGCATCAGCGGGATCGAGAGCAGGAAGTGCTTGAGATCGTTGGTGTGATAGATGAACTCGGTGCCGGTGCGGGCCACGTAGATGCCCTGAAGGATTGCCATCAGGCCCAGCGTCAAAAGGTGCAGCGGCCAGAGGCGCGCGATGCGGGCTGGCCAGAACCGCGCCTTGTAGTTGGCGTCGGCGAGATAGACGTGCGCGAAGACGAAGCCCGATACCGCCCAGAAATACTGCACGGCGGTGTGGCCGTGGTTGTAGAGCCACGAGAGCGCCTCGTACCACGGCTGGATCGCGCGGTTGACGTGCACATGGTATGGCACCGGCGGCACGAAAACGTGCTGGTAATGCCAGAACAGCACCATGATTGCGGCCAGCAGGCGCGACAGGTCCAGCGCGTGAAAGTGGCGCTTGGGCAAGCGCAGGTGCGAAAGGTCGTGGCTCAAGGGAGCGGTCTTCTCAGCCCCACCAGCCAAGGGCGTGGGTGCCGATGACGAGGGCGCCGCCCGCGAGGAAGGTGAGGAGCTGGCCGAACATGCCGCTCCCGCGCTTGCGGCGCTTGCGCTGCCACATCAGTTCGAC is a window of Novosphingobium sp. THN1 DNA encoding:
- a CDS encoding acyltransferase; amino-acid sequence: MSHDLSHLRLPKRHFHALDLSRLLAAIMVLFWHYQHVFVPPVPYHVHVNRAIQPWYEALSWLYNHGHTAVQYFWAVSGFVFAHVYLADANYKARFWPARIARLWPLHLLTLGLMAILQGIYVARTGTEFIYHTNDLKHFLLSIPLMQYWGWQDNQSFNGPSWSLSTEILAYLVFFVSIPALRRAPLALSLPLGALLLYGMLKGLPNKDVLSCVGYFMLGCAAYGATLKGWLRPATLLPLGMALLASAFLLKANYRSGDAATIAGTFSVLFLTLALDLNDEKGRLQFGQKLGDASYGIYLWHIPIQLTLVLIIDAMGLTRDIARQPWFLILFVTLAIAAGFISHAKFERPAQRAVFALWGRWKAR